The Pieris brassicae chromosome 3, ilPieBrab1.1, whole genome shotgun sequence genome contains the following window.
gcaattttatcactaattttagaaaaattaaaaaaaaatcacttttggGTCTAGACTTGGGAACTCCGTGGTTTCTATTACAACTTTTAGATGTCTAGGCAACACAATTAAAGTctaggccagaactcttcgctttctctcagcagatcatacctctatgacgaaaattggcaattttatcacaaattttagaaaaattaaaaaaaatcacttttggGTCTAGACTTGGGAACTCCGTGGTTTCTATTACAACTTTTAGATGTCTAGGCAACACAATTAAAGTctaggccagaactcttcgctttctctcagcagatcatacctctatgacgaaaattggcaattttatcactaattttagaaaaattaaaaaaaaattaacttttcgGTCTAGACTTGGGAACTCCGCGGTTTCTTTTACACCTTTTAGATGTCTAGGCAACACAATTAAAGTCTCTGCCAGAACTCTTCGCTTTCTTTCAGCAGAGCATACCTCTATGAcgaaaattggcaattttatcacaaattttagaaaaattaaaaaaaaaatcacttttggGTCTAGACTTGGGAACTCCGTGGTTTCTATTACAACTTTTAGATGTCTAGGCAACACAATTAAAGTctaggccagaactcttcgctTTCTTTCAGCAGAGCATACCTCTATGAcgaaaattggcaattttatcacaaattttagaaaaattaaaaaaaaaacacttttgggTCTAGACTTGGGAACTCCGTGGTTTCTATTACAACTTTTAGATGTCTAGGCAACACAATTAAAGTctaggccagaactcttcgctttctctcagcagatcatacctctatgacgaaaattggcaattttatcacaaattttagaaaaattaaaaaaaatcacttttggGTCTAGACTTGGGAACTCCGTGGTTTCTATTACAACTTTTAGATGTCTAGGCAACACAATTAAAGTctaggccagaactcttcgctttctctcagcagatcatacctctatgacgaaaattggcaattttatcactaattttagaaaaattaaaaaaaaaatcacttttggGTCTACACTTGGGAACTCCGTGGTTTCTATTACAACTTTTAGATGTGTAGGCAACACAATTAAAGTctaggccagaactcttcgctttctctcagcagatcatacctctatgacgaaaattggcaattttatcactaattttagaaaaattaaaaaaaaaatcacttttggGTCTAGACTTGGGAACTCCGTGGTTTCTATTACAACTTTTAGATGTCTAGGCAACACAATTAAAGTctaggccagaactcttcgctTTCTTTCAGCAGAGCATACCTCTATGAcgaaaattggcaattttatcacaaattttagaaaaattaaaaaaaaatcacttttggGTCTAGACTTGGGAACTCCGTGGTTTCTATTACAACTTTTAGATGTCTAGGCAACACAATTAAAGTctaggccagaactcttcgctttctctcagcagatcatacctctatgacgaaaattggcaattttatcactaattttagaaaaattaaaaaaaattcacttttCGGTCTAGACTTGGGAACTCCGCGGTTTCTTTTACACCTTTTAGATGTCTAGGCAACACAATTAAAGTctaggccagaactcttcgctTTCTTTCAGCAGAGCATACCTCTATGAcgaaaattggcaattttatcactaattttagaaaaattaaaaaaaaattcacttttGGGTCTAGACTTGGGAACTCCGAGGTTTCTATTACAACTTTTAGATGTCTAGGCAACACAATTAAAGTctaggccagaactcttcgctTTCTTTCAGCAGAGCATACCTCTATGAcgaaaattggcaattttatcacaaattttagaaaaattaaaaaaaaattcacttttGGGTCTAGACTTGGGAACTCCGTGGTTTCTATTACAACTTTTAGATGTCTAGGCAACACAATTAAAGTctaggccagaactcttcgctttctctcagcagatcatacctctatgacgaaaattggcaattttatcactaattttagaaaaattaaaaaaaaattaacttttcgGTCTAGACTTGGGAACTCCGTGGTTTCTATTACAACTTTTAGATGTCTAGGCAACACAATTAAAGTctaggccagaactcttcgctttctctcagcagatcatacctctatgacgaaaattggcaattttatcactaattttagaaaaattaaaaaaaaaatcacttttggGTCTAGACTTGGGAACTCCGAGGTTTCTATTACAACTTTTAGATGTCTAGGCAACACAATTAAAGTctaggccagaactcttcgctttctctcagcagatcatacctctatgacgaaaattggcaattttatcactaattttagaaaaattaaaaaaaattcacttttCGGTCTAGACTTGGGAACTCCGCGGTTTCTTTTACACCTTTTAGATGTCTAGGCAACACAATTAAAGTctaggccagaactcttcgctTTCTTTCAGCAGAGCATACCTCTATGAcgaaaattggcaattttatcactaattttagaaaaattaaaaaaaaaaatcacttttggGTCTAGACTTGGGAACTCCGAGGTTTCTATTACAACTTTTAGATGTCTAGGCAACACAATTAAAGTctaggccagaactcttcgctTTCTTTCAGCAGAGCATACCTCTATGAcgaaaattggcaattttatcacaaattttagaaaaattaaaaaaaaatcacttttggGTCTAGACTTGGGAACTCCGTGGTTTCTATTACAACTTTTAGATGTCTAGGCAACACAATTAAAGTctaggccagaactcttcgctttctctcagcagatcatacctctatgacgaaaattggcaattttatcacaaattttagaaaaattaaaaaaaatcacttttggGTCTAGACTTGGGAACTCCGTGGTTTCTATTACAACTTTTAGATGTCTAGGCAACACAATTAAAGTctaggccagaactcttcgctttctctcagcagatcatacctctatgacgaaaattggcaattttatcactaattttagaaatattaaaaaaaaaatcacttttggGTCTAGACTTGGAAACTCCGTGGTTTCTATTACAACTTTTAGATGTCTAGGCAACACAATTAAAGTctaggccagaactcttcgctttctctcagcagatcatacctctatgacgaaaattggcaattttatcactaattttagaaaaattaaaaaaaaattaacttttcgGTCTAGACTTGGGAACTCCGCGGTTTCTTTTACACCTTTTAGATGTCTAGGCAACACAATTAAAGTctaggccagaactcttcgctttctctcagcagatcatacctctatgacgaaaattggcaattttatcactaattttagaaaaattaaaaaaaaaatcacttttggGTCTAGACTTGGGAACTCCGTGGTTTCTATTACAACTTTTAGATGTCTAGGCAACACAATTAAAGTctaggccagaactcttcgctttctctcagcagatcatacctctatgacgaaaattggcaattttatcactaattttagaaaaaataaaaaaaaaataacttatcgGTCTAGACTTGGGAACTCCGCGGTTTCTTTTACACCTTTTAGATGTCTAGGCAACACAATTAAAGTctaggccagaactcttcgctTTCTTTCAGCAGAGCATACCTCTATGAcgaaaattggcaattttatcacaaattttagaaaaattaaaaaaaaaatcacttttggGTCTAGACTTGGGAACTCCGTGGTTTCTATTACAACTTTTAGATGTCTAGGCAACACAATTAAAGTctaggccagaactcttcgctttctctcagcagatcatacctctatgacgaaaattggcaattttatcacaaattttagaaaaattaaaaaaaaaataacttttggGTCTAGACTTGGGAACTCCGCGGTTTCTTTTATACCTTTTAGATGTCTAGGCAACGCAATTAAGGTCTAGGTCAGAACTCTTCGCTTTCTCTCAGCAGAGCATACCTCATAAAgcataaaaaacataaaaaaagcataaaaaatattttctggaCTTAAATGTGCAGAACTCTTTCTAAAAACTATCAGGAACTCTGCTGCTGCTCTGCTGGTAAGAGAACTTTAAATGTCGACcattaatagaaaaacaaatgattttcTGTTTctataaagttcatatttcTGTACTTCTTGggtattaacaattttatcatGTTATGATAGTGTAATGATATCTCAAGggtatctatttctccttgtcCAATTTTAGAATGTATGTGATTACATGAAACTTATGGTTGGGATACTTTTAATAGGTCCCCGCTGaatcatgaaatatataaatcaatcgTTATACATACCTACATAGATTTCTCAGTGCAATATAAATTCTAcaaatatctataattaaaatttaggtacataacgtaaaaatatacttacttgAATCGAGCTGTTGCATCAATCTCAAGGCATATCAGTagatattcatttattaatttaatagacattttatttaattaacttcaaAATAACGATTTTTACCACGTCCTGCATGATATGGGAGTTTGAAATGATGTAAACTCATTGTACCTATATGGGTCTTTAACCTCTTATAACCTTCTCAGTACCTATTCTAAAGTCCAACCCTCTATGATTATCGTCATCAAAACGTTTCATTAAATAGTCAATATCATCGAGTATTAAATCACCATTTAGAATACAATCTTAAGTCAATGCTCGTATTAAATCAacaatcaatttttaaaatgcaacTTAGTATACGAACTTAAGTATAGGCTATATTACTGCCATTAATTATTAGTtggattatatttaaaattacttaaggGAATACCCTAACATCGGTTCACCCAGAACTATGGTAGGGTAATAGAATTGCCATTTTACAGATATAAATTTTCcccaaattataataataccgTAAAGTTATAATCAGTATCAATATCAGTTAGTATatcagtataaataaaaatacgaaagaagatgaaaatttaaacacaaCAATTATGGTTTTTTTAGGAACAGGACAAAACTCTGATCAGCTCTGGCCTGCGGATACTACCAACTAGatagattaaatttttacgatagCTACACTTTCAAACATTATCAAGTATCAATCTAAAATTTGATATTGCTAAGTAGCAAGTGCTAATGggtgaataaataatagaaacttTGTACAAGGGTAAAAAGTAAACACATCGCGAAGTGAttagggttcagattattgaGTGATTttgtactatatttaaatagtttggACAGTAATTAGACGTACTCTTGCTGAAATAGTTTGTACACggtaagaattttttttaatactctaAAATTCGCATTTCGCGTACTTATTCctttgataatataatttctacaaatttatttagagttcataataatttacgaaaatatttttgtgagcatagtttaatgtaaaaattacatGAGGAGATGTACTTCAAACACTAACTAGAaagtcataattatatatgtactacaaaaataatatttattttttaactaagtCCCTTATCCCTTTTTTATTATCCAGGAGCATTACTTTAAATGCTAAAAAAGTACGTAAAGTAACTTATAATTTGACACtggtaaataaaaactgacGGTTCGAAGTCACAACCCTTTAATTTTTCtgaattaatattaggtccttacatccctacatatgaaattggcgttttgtatgggaggaacaaaaagtcgaatatttttaaatataatatatttaattaatcaaagtatgaaccattgttttctatgcacttttgccatctcataggtagttcattgatccctttacaaaaaaaaaccagtcggacgggaatcaataaaatctatgaaggcgatttggactgccccatcagagttaatttttttcccttgcaagaagtcgtccaaatttcgaaaataatggtaatctgttggagcagggtctggggagtacggaggatgtcttagacattccaattgaagctcttctaatttggtagccgtctgttgtgcagtgtgtggtctagcgttgtcgtgaagtagcagtggcgtggagcgattgacatGAGTggaattgctgacaatagacatcagccgtaatagtctggtcagatttgagaaaactgcaatgaacaataccggcactagtgcaccaaacgcttacaagtaacttttttggggttaattttcgcttggggcgggatttggctggctggccaggattgcgctgagcgcttccgattatcgtaaagaatccatttatcatcacaggtaatgattcggtttaaaataccttcattattgtgccggttcagtaatgtaacgcagcagtcgacgcgcgtttgccggtttttaatctttccaatttgcttcaagtgaattaaaacagttttatcactaacaccgcagcctgcagctaactcggacgtggtttaagatggatccgcttccacaatagccttcaatacttcattatcaacttgggtctcaggccgtccacggggcttgttctgcagatcgaaatttccagaacgaaaacgttggaaccaaaaagaactgtgttttcttttgcaatatgaccgccatacacatcattcacccttcgagtcgtttccgcagcactagtgccacggcggaactcgtactcgtaaataatgcgatactttaagttttccattttgtaaaatgagtgacgccaACAGAAAAATCAGAAGaaaaaatcaaatgaatgacggtcatcgaagcacaaatacatgagtaaatagctgtacaaatttgaatttggaattccttaccaaagaggagaacatcgtgattaaagtggccagtacgaaatacgccaatttcatatgtaaggacctaatattttgaTGTAGGATATATGATggagtattttattttgatgtaCGAAATGTTGTATAGCCTTCCTTGATAAATGGACTACCCatcacaataatttttatttggacCAGAATTTGTTCATTTAAccaaacaaagaaataattaaaaattaaatatctagaGGATTGCTTtgatattctttaaaaattattatttgtgataGTGCTTATAAAGAATGACAcaaaatttttacataaataggTTACTTAACATATAACTtttcagtttttattatatttgaataaaaattggcCAAAGCATAATTTGATTTCAAGAAATATCTTAGGAGATATCATAGTTTCAacattataaagtaataattttatacaaacaacttaacataaacaatatttatcacACAAATTATCAAGTATGTAATACATATGTCTGTTGCATTGTctcataattaaattcaagAAACTATAGacaaagtaaaaatatcataaagtCCTGTTTTTTTGTCGGTTATTGTATGTgaagattaatttataaattatttttcagatGAAAAAGTTTACATTTCAAGATTCAAGTGTATCACGATTCTCTGGAAGTATGttctttaaaatctataaaaatgcTGACTTCTTATgtcacaataaaaatgtagaaACCATATTATCTAAGGGCTATCAGCTAAGACAAGCATTGAAAGATATCTCTCCGGGTGAAAAAGTTACTATGCAAGACATGTGGCTAACTTCAGTAAAAGAGTAAGTTGGtgtataagttattattataagtatattatttatttatccacGTTTACTATTTTTACTATCTACTGTGtgccattatttttattatcttctctaaactaatattataatcaagatagattttcatttttgcatgtttgtaataaataaattttaaaaaaaaattcaccaTAAGAATGCTCtcaaagtaatatataatgtattcatttcctaaaacacttaattttttttgttaacccaatatatttttcttattattccTGTACTTATACTATAAAAAGCATGAGTGTAAGTAATTGGACACTATAAGCTGTTGTTTGAAACATTTCTCACgtatctatattataattacacaattcacaattaataatatacattttaattctaGAAAGATtacttatttgttattaacttTCCCTAAATAATGCAACAATTTATGTTTACAGCATACCTCTGTTAGTGATAAAGAGTGGGCCCAATGTAGTTTTAAAAGACTATCAATTTACAGCAAACCGCTTGACTGGTTTAACAGCTGCATATGCTTTTGACAAACGCTCACAATTCCCCCATTTACAGGCAACTGAAGCTCAGGCACTTGGTTTAAAATGGGACAATAAGGGCCCAGTTATACCTAGACTATACTTGGCATCTGTAAGTGGTACTGAACACTTCTATGAACAGTTTTCTTATTGGCCTTTAGTATGTGCATTGAAAAAGTTGcagctttataaaataacactgGACCCTGTAGTCAAAATGGCAAAGATCAAAAATAGAGATGGCATTCGTTTATGCCAGGATATGGTGAAACATTGGGAGGCAACTTGCAGTCTTTGGGCCCAATTCACTGAGGCAAAGACAGACCTCAAAGAGACTTTCAAAACATTGCCACAAGAGCTGAAACAATTGTTATCTTGAACACTAATTTATTTGGTATTGGATTTAAATTGTGAACATCTTTtgattacataattatgtagatATGTTAAagcttttgaattttttattgattctaTTGTATAATCATAGCCtataacttttattgtataataaacaaactttattttagCGAGTGCATTTCACTTTCGTTTTCGTTACTTTAAATATCTGCATTCTCATAAAAGTATGTATGTTTCTTTTCACTTCATTGCAATACCGTAACTTGATGCAATGGTGTACGGTAACAGTCAGTTTTTAAATGTGCAAAGGAATTGGATTCCATCCTATTTTGGGTTTTATGGCCTTTAATAATTGAGAGAGACAAACTGTCCTgagcaatttaaaaacatcagCTTGGAATGACGGTACTCACAAAATTGTGTAAGGATAAATGCGGGTATGTTTGAAAtacaacaatttatattttaaagcatttttattaatttcaaaataatctagTACATAATCACGCAGACACTAATATCGTATGCTACGAGAAAAtacacacatttttgtatcatttgccaaaataaatctaatatcaATTCAGTTCAATAAGTTTTACTTTGTATAATTAaccatataattttatcaattaaattcCTAATAATCTACCTACTTAATCTATCTATACATTGTAACCGCTGTTACACCGTAtccaaaacaatttaatttacaattatgatTTCTCATTAACGGTGTAAAAGAGGTTCTCTAACAAAATATGTGAATTGAGAAAATGTCTAAATCAAAAATATCCTACGATATCAAAAAGACTAGTATGCCATGTAAACGAAACGCCAgggttaaaaagaaaatctagAATAAAATACATGATTAATTAGATTTGACTACACAAAAAGCTTTTGAAAAACTTAGAATACGTAAACCATAAAAAAAGGTCTACCTAAACGTGACGTTGGCGAAGCTGGCACATGTTAAAATGCGAAATAAAACATGTTACAAAAACtcttaataatatctttatacATAAGCAGTAGAAACGTATTAATGGCATTAATGATTATCTTTCTCTTTCCAAGTCATTAGAAAGAGACAACATCATAGGTACAAGAGATGTCAAAGTTAATTAGGAATTGGTCGGACTACAATTATGTTGCGCATGCgcgtaaaaaatatagaaatttagTGAAAATCAAATGTATGTCCATCTCATCAACGTGGGAGAATTTTTCTTTCTTCTGGTAATTCTCCAAACAGGTTAAACATATCTACAGTTAACATTTggtaaattgaaaaaaaaaaacgaatttatCAAACATGATCCAAGTTGATGTCCATAATAGTTGGTGTAATtaagaacaaaataataagCTTTATATAGAAAGAAATCTAATCTCTaaccatattttaaaaaagccaTGTGTCCATGCTTCCATAGACAAGAAAAATTGTCTGTTACAGGTAATAGAGACTGCATTCAAAGTCATAGGTCAAGTCAAAGTGTGAAAGAGACCACAGTCCCTCGcacttctttatttaaatgaatgaGTGATAAAAGTCGAATGCATTGTGTTTAATAGAGGGAGACAACATGCGTACCCAATTCATAAGTCAAAGTGTGAAAGAGACGATAGTccctttaatttaaattaatgagtGATAATAGTTGAATGCAGGCACTGCGGCACAACATGTCTGTAtggtaatttgtaattttttaccgTTCTAGCGGCGAGGCATTTCAGTGTTGTGTATTTGAGCGGATTGACGATTGTGGACAAGTTTTGGTTGGTGGCTTTGAGAAGTTCCGCCGGCGTCTCGCCCTCGTAGTTCACCGTGTCGATGTGGGCGCCGTATGAAAGGAGTTGCCGTACTACTTCAGCAGGACAAGGGTCCAACTGTaatgtacaaaaaatttacTGCAAAActgttttctatatataatttagtcgACGTAAAAAGGAGGTTATCTATGTGTACGTTTAAGAATACAGTCTTAAGAAAAGCAGCTATTTATTCGATAATATtagtagatttatatatcaaACAACCAGGGCCAAGTTGAGATTACTCCTTGGCCATCTCACTACCGGATTGACACCCCGGACTTGACCCCATCGGCTGCGCGCAGCGAGTAGAGAATGCGTCTCCCCGCGCGCTGCAGCCCCCATCAAGGGCTATAAGAAAGCCCCCGTACCGCCGTTTCAGCAGGGCGCGAACAAATACACCACCCGT
Protein-coding sequences here:
- the LOC123707612 gene encoding uncharacterized protein LOC123707612; the protein is MKKFTFQDSSVSRFSGSMFFKIYKNADFLCHNKNVETILSKGYQLRQALKDISPGEKVTMQDMWLTSVKDIPLLVIKSGPNVVLKDYQFTANRLTGLTAAYAFDKRSQFPHLQATEAQALGLKWDNKGPVIPRLYLASVSGTEHFYEQFSYWPLVCALKKLQLYKITLDPVVKMAKIKNRDGIRLCQDMVKHWEATCSLWAQFTEAKTDLKETFKTLPQELKQLLS